The Aureitalea marina genome includes a window with the following:
- a CDS encoding uroporphyrinogen-III synthase, producing MKVKTILVSQPEPKVENSPYFNLIEKQKVKIDFRPFIHVEGVTGKDVRSQKVDLTQYTAIVLTSRNSVDHFFRIAEELRFKVPDTMKYFCQSEAVAYYLQKYVVYRKRKIYVGKRTFQELLPLIKKYKNESFLLPSSDKLKPTVPVLLNDLGVNWKQATFYKTVVSDLSDLRNVYYDILVFFSPSGIQSLFENFPDFEQNNTRIAVFGNTTVKAAGEKGLRVDIQAPTPETPSMTMALEKYIQKVNGKK from the coding sequence ATGAAAGTGAAAACTATTTTGGTTTCTCAACCCGAGCCCAAGGTTGAAAATTCACCTTATTTCAATCTCATTGAAAAACAAAAGGTTAAAATAGATTTTCGACCCTTTATCCATGTGGAAGGTGTTACCGGTAAGGATGTTCGTTCTCAGAAGGTCGATCTTACCCAATACACGGCCATCGTTCTGACCAGCCGTAATTCGGTGGATCATTTCTTTAGGATTGCCGAGGAATTGAGATTCAAGGTGCCGGATACCATGAAATACTTTTGCCAGAGTGAAGCTGTGGCTTACTACCTTCAGAAATACGTGGTTTACAGAAAACGTAAGATCTATGTTGGCAAGCGAACTTTCCAGGAGCTTCTGCCGCTGATCAAGAAATACAAGAACGAAAGCTTCCTTTTACCATCTTCGGACAAATTGAAACCAACGGTTCCTGTACTACTAAATGATCTTGGAGTAAATTGGAAGCAAGCTACATTCTACAAGACTGTAGTGAGTGATCTGAGCGATCTTCGCAATGTGTATTACGATATACTGGTTTTCTTTAGCCCAAGTGGCATCCAGTCCTTATTCGAAAACTTCCCTGACTTCGAACAAAACAATACCCGCATTGCGGTATTTGGTAACACCACGGTCAAAGCAGCGGGTGAAAAAGGATTAAGGGTGGATATTCAGGCTCCTACGCCAGAGACACCATCCATGACCATGGCTCTGGAAAAATACATCCAGAAGGTCAATGGGAAGAAATAA
- a CDS encoding saccharopine dehydrogenase family protein, translating to MRNILIIGAGRSATNLIQYLLDRAESEDLFLTIGDLDPTSAQNLLQGHSRGKAVHLDIFQADQRREQIGKSDLVISMLPARFHMEAAKDCLELGKHMVTASYVSPEMKALDEEAKEKGLIFMNEVGLDPGIDHMSAMQVIDRIRNNGGKMLLFESFTGGLIAPESDDNLWSYKFTWNPRNVVLAGQGGAAEFIQEGTYKYIPYHRLFRRTEFLNIEGHGTFEAYANRNSLKYREIYGLQDILTLYRGTIRRVGFSKAWNMFVQLGMTDDSYSIPHSENLSYRDFVNLFLPYSPTDSVELKLRHNLKIDQDDLMWGKLIELDLFNSEKRIGIPNATPAQGLQKILMDKWTLDADDKDMIVMYHKFGYELNGERKQIDSNMVLIGKDQTYTAMAKTVGLPVAIAALLILNGKVLTHGVQIPITQDVYEPVLRELAQHGITFHENFVPYLGYNPNNTEG from the coding sequence ATGCGGAACATTTTAATCATTGGTGCAGGACGTTCTGCCACTAACCTCATCCAATACCTGCTCGATAGAGCGGAAAGCGAAGATCTTTTTCTGACCATTGGTGACTTGGATCCAACATCTGCCCAGAACTTGCTTCAAGGTCATTCCCGTGGAAAAGCCGTTCACCTGGATATCTTCCAGGCCGATCAGCGAAGGGAGCAAATTGGCAAGAGTGACCTGGTCATCTCCATGCTGCCGGCTCGCTTTCACATGGAAGCGGCAAAAGACTGCCTGGAATTGGGCAAACATATGGTCACAGCCTCTTATGTGAGCCCAGAAATGAAGGCACTTGATGAGGAAGCCAAGGAAAAAGGACTCATCTTTATGAATGAAGTGGGTCTGGATCCCGGAATCGATCATATGAGCGCCATGCAAGTGATTGACCGCATCAGAAACAACGGCGGTAAAATGTTGTTGTTCGAATCCTTTACAGGGGGTTTGATAGCCCCGGAAAGTGACGACAACCTGTGGTCATATAAGTTTACTTGGAACCCTCGAAATGTAGTCTTGGCCGGTCAGGGTGGAGCTGCCGAATTCATACAGGAGGGCACTTACAAATACATCCCTTACCACAGATTATTCAGAAGGACGGAATTCCTGAACATCGAAGGGCATGGTACCTTTGAAGCCTATGCCAACAGAAATTCCTTGAAATACAGGGAGATCTATGGCCTTCAAGATATTTTGACCTTATACCGGGGAACCATCCGCAGGGTAGGGTTTAGCAAGGCCTGGAATATGTTCGTACAATTGGGAATGACCGATGATAGTTACAGCATTCCTCATTCCGAGAACCTGTCTTACAGGGATTTTGTCAACCTCTTTTTGCCATATTCCCCTACAGATTCTGTCGAACTCAAACTGAGACACAACCTGAAGATCGACCAGGACGACCTGATGTGGGGTAAACTGATCGAATTGGACCTATTCAATTCCGAAAAACGAATTGGCATCCCCAATGCCACCCCGGCCCAAGGACTTCAAAAGATCCTAATGGACAAATGGACCCTCGATGCAGACGACAAGGATATGATCGTGATGTACCACAAGTTTGGGTACGAGCTCAATGGAGAAAGGAAACAGATCGATAGCAATATGGTCCTGATCGGGAAGGATCAAACCTATACTGCCATGGCCAAGACGGTCGGCTTACCAGTTGCAATTGCTGCTCTATTGATTCTGAACGGTAAAGTGCTGACCCATGGGGTCCAGATCCCGATCACCCAGGATGTTTACGAACCAGTACTTAGAGAACTGGCCCAACACGGCATAACCTTCCATGAGAATTTTGTGCCCTACCTGGGATATAACCCAAACAATACGGAAGGCTGA
- a CDS encoding DUF423 domain-containing protein: MNNLSTKISTTGAILMALSIALGAFGAHGLERMVNPQALDTFEVGVRYQVYHSLAIVVIGLSGRLSDSVKKRTFILWMLGVVLFSGSLYLLATSEVIGEDLKFLGPVTPIGGLALIAGWGYLAFGLWKNR; encoded by the coding sequence ATGAATAATTTAAGCACAAAAATTAGCACAACAGGGGCCATTTTGATGGCGCTTTCGATAGCCTTGGGCGCATTTGGAGCGCACGGTTTGGAGCGTATGGTCAATCCGCAAGCCCTGGATACGTTTGAGGTAGGTGTTCGCTATCAGGTATATCACAGTCTCGCTATAGTGGTTATTGGACTGAGCGGCCGGCTAAGTGATTCAGTAAAAAAACGAACTTTCATCCTTTGGATGCTTGGGGTGGTGCTGTTTTCCGGCTCCTTATATCTCTTAGCCACTTCGGAGGTGATCGGAGAGGATCTGAAATTTCTTGGCCCGGTTACACCCATTGGGGGTTTGGCTTTAATAGCTGGCTGGGGATATCTTGCATTTGGACTGTGGAAAAACCGGTGA
- the leuS gene encoding leucine--tRNA ligase has product MSKYHFNEIESRWQQYWADNQTFRAENQSDKPKYYVLDMFPYPSGAGLHVGHPLGYIASDIYARYKRHKGFNVLHPQGYDSFGLPAEQYAIQTGQHPRKTTQENIARYRAQLDKMGFSFDWSREVRTSDPAYYRWTQWIFGQLFESWYDNTQDKARPIRELIAIFEKSGNQELDASCDDDTPAFAASDWSGFSGEKKQQLLLNYRLTYLADTEVNWCPELGTVLANDEVINGLSERGGFPVVRKKMRQWSMRISAYAQRLLDGLATIDWPQPLKESQTNWIGRSKGASVTFQVEGSDQTIEVFTTRPDTIFGVSFMTLAPEHDLVDQITTEQQKEAIAAYVEATSRRSERERMADVKTISGEFTGAYAIHPFTEDRIPIWIGDYVLAGYGTGAVMSVPCGDQRDYDFAKHFDIPIPNIFEGVDISEEAFADKENTVIANSDFINGLGYAQASAKVIAALEEKGQGEGRINYRLRDAVFSRQRYWGEPFPIYYKDGLPQRIEDQYLPLTLPDVEKYLPTEDGDPPLGRATVWAWDTEKGEVVSNDRIDHKTVFPLELNTMPGWAGSSCYMFRYMDATNDKEFASQQALNYWQQVDLYLGGSEHATGHLLYSRFWTKFMFDRGYLPVDEPAKKLINQGMILGESAFVYRVEGQNKLVTASQKENYKTQPLHADVFMVNTSNELDIEAFRKWRPEFEQAEFITEDDGSFKVNREVEKMSKSKYNVVNPDHICERYGADTLRMYEMFLGPLEQAKPWNTAGITGVHSFLKKFWKLYHGGVEGSFAVSDEKPSADSMKTLHKTIKKVEDDIENFSFNTTVSNFMIAVNELTSQKCSSRAVLKPMVVLISPYAPHIAEELWSRLGHDESISTATFPVFDQKHLVESTKAYPISFNGKMRFTLELSLDLSKDEIESAVMAEERTQQYLDGRTPKKVIVVPGKIVNIVG; this is encoded by the coding sequence ATGAGCAAGTATCACTTTAACGAAATTGAGTCCAGGTGGCAGCAATACTGGGCTGATAACCAGACTTTCCGGGCAGAGAATCAGTCCGATAAACCCAAGTACTACGTACTGGATATGTTTCCTTATCCATCCGGTGCCGGTTTACACGTGGGCCACCCCCTGGGTTATATCGCCAGTGATATCTACGCACGCTACAAAAGGCATAAAGGCTTTAATGTCTTACATCCACAGGGATACGATTCCTTCGGTCTCCCAGCCGAGCAATATGCCATTCAAACCGGGCAACACCCGCGAAAGACCACCCAGGAGAATATAGCCCGGTATCGGGCGCAGCTGGATAAGATGGGCTTTTCCTTTGACTGGAGCCGGGAAGTCAGAACTTCAGATCCCGCTTACTACCGTTGGACCCAATGGATCTTCGGCCAGTTGTTCGAAAGTTGGTATGACAATACCCAGGACAAGGCCCGGCCCATCAGGGAGCTAATTGCCATTTTCGAAAAAAGTGGCAACCAGGAACTCGATGCATCTTGTGACGACGACACTCCGGCATTTGCCGCATCAGACTGGTCCGGATTCTCAGGCGAAAAGAAACAACAACTATTACTTAATTATCGCCTCACCTATTTGGCCGATACCGAAGTGAATTGGTGCCCGGAGTTGGGAACCGTTTTGGCCAACGATGAGGTGATCAACGGGCTTTCCGAACGTGGTGGTTTTCCGGTAGTTCGTAAGAAGATGCGCCAATGGAGTATGCGGATCTCCGCTTACGCCCAGCGTTTATTGGACGGATTGGCTACTATAGACTGGCCACAACCCCTTAAAGAGTCTCAGACCAATTGGATCGGGCGAAGCAAAGGAGCCAGTGTGACCTTCCAGGTAGAGGGATCGGATCAAACCATCGAGGTGTTCACTACCCGTCCGGATACCATCTTCGGGGTCAGTTTTATGACTCTGGCACCGGAACACGATCTGGTGGACCAGATCACAACTGAACAGCAAAAAGAAGCGATAGCCGCATACGTAGAGGCAACCTCGCGAAGAAGCGAACGGGAACGGATGGCCGATGTCAAGACCATCAGTGGTGAATTTACCGGGGCCTATGCCATTCATCCTTTTACCGAAGATCGCATCCCGATCTGGATAGGGGATTATGTGTTGGCGGGCTATGGAACCGGGGCAGTGATGTCCGTTCCTTGTGGAGACCAACGCGATTACGACTTCGCCAAGCATTTCGATATTCCGATCCCGAACATTTTTGAGGGTGTCGATATTTCTGAGGAAGCATTTGCGGACAAGGAGAACACGGTTATTGCCAATTCGGACTTTATCAATGGTCTGGGTTATGCCCAGGCATCGGCCAAGGTGATAGCAGCTTTGGAGGAGAAAGGACAGGGAGAAGGTCGAATCAACTACCGCTTGAGAGATGCTGTCTTTAGCCGTCAGCGCTATTGGGGAGAGCCATTCCCGATCTACTACAAGGATGGCCTGCCTCAACGGATAGAAGATCAGTATTTACCCTTGACCTTGCCGGATGTAGAAAAATATTTGCCCACAGAGGACGGGGACCCGCCCTTGGGCCGAGCCACGGTTTGGGCCTGGGATACAGAGAAAGGCGAAGTGGTCAGTAATGACCGGATCGATCATAAGACCGTATTCCCATTGGAATTGAACACCATGCCGGGATGGGCAGGCAGTAGTTGCTATATGTTCCGCTATATGGATGCTACCAACGATAAGGAGTTTGCCTCCCAGCAAGCCTTGAACTACTGGCAGCAGGTCGATCTGTATTTGGGAGGTAGTGAGCACGCCACCGGCCACCTGCTTTATAGCCGTTTCTGGACCAAGTTCATGTTTGATCGAGGGTATCTACCGGTGGATGAGCCGGCCAAGAAATTGATCAACCAGGGGATGATTCTGGGCGAAAGTGCTTTTGTCTATCGGGTGGAAGGTCAGAACAAGCTGGTCACAGCTTCCCAAAAGGAAAATTATAAGACTCAGCCCCTTCATGCCGATGTGTTCATGGTGAACACCTCCAACGAATTGGATATAGAGGCCTTCCGTAAATGGAGACCGGAGTTTGAGCAAGCGGAATTTATTACCGAAGATGACGGCTCCTTTAAGGTAAACAGGGAGGTAGAGAAGATGTCCAAGAGCAAGTACAATGTGGTCAATCCCGATCATATCTGCGAGCGGTACGGAGCCGACACCCTGCGCATGTATGAGATGTTCCTCGGGCCATTAGAGCAAGCCAAGCCTTGGAATACAGCCGGTATTACCGGAGTTCACAGCTTTTTAAAGAAATTCTGGAAACTCTATCACGGAGGGGTCGAAGGAAGCTTTGCGGTAAGCGATGAAAAGCCTTCAGCAGACAGCATGAAGACCCTCCACAAGACCATCAAAAAGGTGGAAGACGACATCGAGAATTTCAGCTTCAACACTACGGTATCCAACTTTATGATAGCCGTTAACGAACTGACCTCACAAAAGTGTTCCTCCAGAGCCGTGTTAAAACCTATGGTCGTCCTGATCTCACCTTACGCTCCTCACATTGCAGAGGAACTGTGGTCCAGACTAGGTCATGACGAATCTATTTCGACGGCGACTTTCCCTGTCTTTGATCAAAAACACCTGGTAGAAAGCACCAAGGCCTATCCGATCTCTTTCAATGGAAAGATGCGTTTTACCCTGGAATTGTCGCTGGATCTGTCCAAAGATGAGATAGAGTCGGCAGTTATGGCAGAAGAACGCACTCAGCAGTACTTGGATGGCCGCACACCAAAGAAGGTAATCGTAGTTCCCGGGAAGATCGTCAATATCGTCGGTTAA
- a CDS encoding zinc metallopeptidase, protein MMGYYLLAGLIFLVSWGVSNQLKTKFKKYSKIHLRNGLSGKEVAERMLADNNIFDVDVISTPGQLTDHYNPATKTVNLSEAVYNQRNAAAAAVAAHECGHAVQHANAYSWLQLRSKIVPAVSISSRLSNFVIMAGIILSASGSLLGNTVFVIGILLFAMTTVFAFITLPVEFDASKRALVWLEEKNMVTQEEYAGAKDALKWAARTYVVAALGSLATLVYFIMMFLGRR, encoded by the coding sequence ATGATGGGATATTATCTGCTGGCCGGACTCATCTTCCTGGTAAGTTGGGGAGTCAGCAATCAACTGAAGACAAAATTCAAGAAATACTCCAAGATCCATTTGCGAAACGGATTATCGGGGAAAGAAGTGGCCGAGCGAATGCTGGCCGACAACAATATATTCGATGTGGATGTGATCTCGACTCCCGGGCAGCTGACCGATCACTACAACCCGGCTACCAAGACCGTCAATCTTTCTGAGGCGGTTTACAATCAACGGAATGCCGCCGCCGCTGCAGTGGCTGCTCACGAATGTGGGCATGCGGTACAACATGCGAACGCTTACTCCTGGCTACAGCTTCGGTCTAAGATCGTTCCGGCAGTGAGTATTTCCAGTAGACTGTCCAATTTTGTGATCATGGCCGGTATCATCCTTTCGGCCTCGGGTTCTTTATTAGGAAATACTGTATTTGTCATAGGCATCTTGCTATTTGCGATGACCACAGTCTTTGCCTTTATCACTTTGCCGGTAGAATTTGACGCCAGTAAGCGGGCTCTGGTTTGGTTGGAAGAAAAGAACATGGTGACCCAGGAAGAGTATGCCGGGGCAAAGGATGCCCTGAAATGGGCCGCCAGAACCTATGTGGTAGCCGCCCTTGGTTCGTTGGCCACCTTGGTTTACTTCATCATGATGTTCCTGGGGCGCAGGTAG
- a CDS encoding SemiSWEET family sugar transporter, whose product MASGDVIEIIGLIAAALTTSGFVPQVYKTWRTRDVGGLSFWMYLALFSGTVLWLIYGIYTESRPIILANIVASTLTFIMLVFIFIGKFRR is encoded by the coding sequence TTGGCTTCTGGTGATGTCATCGAGATCATTGGGTTGATCGCAGCCGCGCTGACCACTTCCGGTTTTGTACCTCAAGTTTACAAGACCTGGCGAACCCGTGATGTAGGAGGCCTGTCATTTTGGATGTATCTGGCCCTCTTCAGCGGAACGGTACTGTGGTTGATCTATGGGATCTATACTGAAAGTCGCCCCATCATCCTGGCCAATATTGTGGCTTCCACGCTGACCTTCATCATGCTGGTGTTCATTTTCATAGGCAAGTTCAGAAGATAA
- the pckA gene encoding phosphoenolpyruvate carboxykinase (ATP), which yields MVDHNTTTKSISLASYGIHDAQVNYQWTARQLHDETIRKGLGVEASSGALAINTGKFTGRSPMDRFIVKDDITSDRVWWGDINIPFDPDKFDKLYEKITAYLGGKEVYVRDSFACADVNYRTNIRVVNEYPWSNLFVYNMFIRPEESELEGFEPDWVVINAPGFLADPEVDGTRQGNFAILNFTRKMAIVGGTGYTGEIKKGIFSALNFELPVFKNTLPMHCSANVGQKGDSAIFFGLSGTGKTTLSADPDRKLIGDDEHGWTSENTVFNFEGGCYAKAIDLTEEKEPEIYRAIRFGAILENVIMDEQGVVDFTDSSITQNTRVSYPLYNIDNIQVPSIGFNPKNIFFLTADAFGVLPPISKLTPGQAAYHFISGYTAKVAGTEEGVNEPQPSFSACFGAPFMPLHPTEYAEMLSKKMQDAGVNVWLVNTGWTGGAYGEGRRMKLKYTRAMISAAMEDQLNDVAYRVHPIFGLAIPQSCPDVPDEVLNPRDTWADGQAYDLKAQELAKSFKENFAQFESYANEEIMGGAPRS from the coding sequence ATGGTCGATCATAACACAACTACGAAATCGATTTCGTTAGCGTCTTACGGAATCCACGATGCGCAGGTCAATTATCAATGGACAGCACGTCAATTACACGATGAAACCATTAGAAAAGGTCTTGGAGTTGAGGCCAGTAGTGGAGCCCTGGCAATTAATACAGGGAAGTTTACAGGCCGATCTCCTATGGATCGCTTTATAGTTAAAGACGATATCACTTCCGACCGCGTTTGGTGGGGGGATATCAACATTCCATTCGATCCCGATAAGTTCGACAAACTGTACGAGAAGATTACGGCCTACTTGGGAGGTAAAGAGGTTTATGTCCGGGATTCATTTGCCTGTGCGGATGTGAACTACCGAACCAATATCCGAGTAGTGAACGAATACCCTTGGTCCAATTTATTTGTGTACAATATGTTCATTCGTCCGGAGGAAAGTGAACTAGAAGGATTTGAACCGGATTGGGTAGTGATCAATGCTCCGGGTTTTTTAGCAGATCCTGAAGTAGATGGAACCCGTCAGGGAAATTTTGCCATACTCAATTTTACCAGGAAAATGGCAATCGTTGGAGGTACAGGATATACGGGAGAGATCAAGAAAGGGATTTTCTCGGCCTTGAACTTCGAACTACCTGTATTCAAGAATACCCTGCCTATGCACTGTTCGGCCAATGTTGGTCAAAAAGGTGACTCTGCTATTTTCTTTGGTCTTTCCGGCACAGGTAAGACCACCTTGTCGGCAGATCCAGATCGGAAATTGATCGGGGACGATGAGCATGGATGGACCTCGGAAAATACGGTCTTTAACTTCGAAGGTGGTTGCTACGCCAAGGCTATCGACCTCACCGAAGAAAAAGAACCCGAGATCTATCGGGCTATCCGGTTTGGAGCCATTCTGGAAAATGTGATCATGGACGAGCAAGGAGTGGTCGATTTTACAGATTCCTCCATTACTCAGAATACACGGGTTAGTTATCCCCTGTACAATATTGATAATATCCAGGTGCCGTCTATCGGATTCAACCCCAAGAACATCTTCTTCCTAACAGCGGATGCTTTTGGCGTGTTACCTCCCATTTCCAAACTTACTCCCGGGCAGGCCGCATATCATTTCATCAGTGGCTACACTGCCAAGGTTGCTGGTACCGAAGAAGGAGTCAATGAACCTCAACCGAGTTTCTCGGCCTGTTTTGGTGCTCCATTTATGCCACTCCATCCAACCGAGTATGCTGAGATGCTGAGTAAGAAGATGCAAGATGCGGGAGTCAATGTCTGGTTGGTCAATACCGGCTGGACCGGTGGAGCTTACGGAGAGGGACGTCGAATGAAGCTGAAGTACACGCGTGCAATGATCTCTGCCGCCATGGAAGATCAATTAAATGATGTAGCTTACCGGGTTCATCCGATATTCGGACTAGCCATCCCACAAAGTTGCCCGGATGTACCGGATGAGGTGCTAAACCCTCGAGATACCTGGGCAGATGGGCAAGCTTATGATTTGAAGGCGCAAGAGCTAGCTAAGTCGTTCAAAGAGAACTTTGCGCAGTTTGAGTCTTACGCCAATGAGGAGATCATGGGTGGTGCTCCCAGGAGCTAG
- a CDS encoding cell division protein FtsX has protein sequence MASSFEKYQRRRLFSSYISVVVSISLVLFLLGLLGLLVLNTKNVADHFKEQIALSVYLKDSAKEVEINQLKQSLALAEYTKSTQYISKEEAAEAHSADIGEDFMDFLGYNPLQNSIDVYLKADFVSPEILETITEEIMTKDFVDEVVYDKPLIALLNDNIKKISFWILVLSGVFLFIAVLLINSSIRLSVYAKRFTIKTMQMVGATKRFIRGPFIWRSIRLGLIGAALAIAGMAGVLYYLDQSFPELGFTEDRAMLAGLVGFILIMGFIITWISTFFATQRFLNLRTDELYY, from the coding sequence ATGGCCTCATCTTTCGAAAAATATCAACGCCGCCGTCTCTTTTCCTCCTATATCTCGGTCGTGGTCAGTATTTCTTTGGTACTTTTTTTACTCGGATTACTGGGTTTGCTGGTATTGAATACTAAGAACGTGGCCGATCATTTCAAGGAACAGATCGCCCTTTCGGTATACCTGAAGGACAGCGCCAAGGAGGTAGAGATCAACCAACTAAAGCAAAGCCTGGCCCTGGCGGAATACACCAAAAGCACCCAATACATTTCCAAAGAAGAAGCCGCCGAAGCGCACAGCGCTGATATAGGGGAAGACTTTATGGACTTTTTAGGGTACAATCCTCTGCAAAACAGTATTGATGTCTATCTGAAGGCCGATTTTGTCTCCCCGGAAATACTGGAGACCATTACCGAGGAGATCATGACCAAGGACTTTGTGGACGAGGTGGTTTACGACAAACCGCTGATCGCCTTACTGAATGACAACATCAAAAAGATCAGCTTCTGGATATTGGTACTCAGCGGGGTCTTTTTATTCATAGCGGTGCTGCTCATCAACAGTTCTATCCGCTTGTCGGTTTACGCCAAACGCTTCACCATTAAAACCATGCAGATGGTGGGCGCTACCAAACGCTTTATCCGAGGTCCCTTTATCTGGAGAAGCATCCGATTGGGATTAATTGGTGCTGCCCTGGCCATTGCCGGAATGGCAGGAGTGCTGTACTACCTGGACCAGAGTTTCCCGGAACTAGGCTTTACGGAAGACAGGGCGATGCTGGCCGGATTGGTCGGTTTTATACTGATCATGGGCTTTATCATAACCTGGATTAGCACCTTCTTTGCCACACAACGCTTTTTGAACCTGCGTACGGATGAGCTCTACTATTAA
- the truB gene encoding tRNA pseudouridine(55) synthase TruB, giving the protein MDMSKEQFLEGQVLLIEKPLNWTSFQVVNKVRWLIRKRFDLKKIKVGHAGTLDPLATGLLILCTGKMTKRIAEFQGQDKTYTGSFVLGATTPSADLETEIDQRFPTDHLNEDTIKEAATSFVGEIQQQPPIFSAVKKDGKRLYEHARKGEDVEIPWRTIQVHRFDLTHFNMPQVDFEIECGKGTYIRSLARDLGKALDNGAYLQSLRRTRIGDFKVENAWNLEDFEQKMKS; this is encoded by the coding sequence ATGGATATGAGCAAAGAACAATTCCTGGAGGGACAGGTACTGCTGATAGAAAAGCCGCTTAACTGGACATCCTTTCAAGTAGTAAACAAGGTGCGATGGTTGATCCGGAAGAGATTTGACCTTAAAAAGATCAAGGTTGGTCATGCGGGTACATTGGACCCCCTGGCCACCGGCTTGCTGATCCTGTGTACCGGGAAAATGACTAAAAGGATAGCCGAGTTCCAAGGGCAGGATAAGACCTATACAGGTTCATTTGTTTTGGGAGCCACCACCCCCAGTGCCGACCTGGAAACTGAGATAGACCAGCGTTTTCCAACGGACCATCTAAATGAGGATACCATCAAAGAAGCTGCTACGTCATTTGTGGGAGAGATCCAACAACAACCTCCCATATTTTCTGCTGTTAAGAAGGACGGAAAAAGACTATACGAACATGCCCGGAAAGGGGAAGATGTGGAGATCCCCTGGCGGACCATACAGGTGCATCGGTTTGACCTGACCCATTTCAATATGCCACAGGTCGATTTTGAGATCGAATGTGGCAAGGGTACATACATACGATCCCTGGCAAGGGACCTGGGCAAAGCTCTTGATAACGGAGCTTATTTGCAGTCCCTTCGACGGACCCGTATTGGGGATTTCAAGGTGGAGAATGCCTGGAATTTGGAAGATTTTGAACAGAAAATGAAATCCTAA
- a CDS encoding DUF3098 domain-containing protein — protein MGEKKRKEAAKQANFIFSKKNYRFMLIGIGFIALGFILMIGGGSDDPNVFNPEIYSWRRIRLAPALILIGFGIEIYAILLNPKSN, from the coding sequence ATGGGAGAGAAAAAACGCAAGGAAGCAGCTAAACAGGCCAATTTCATTTTTTCAAAGAAGAACTATCGGTTCATGCTGATCGGGATCGGCTTCATTGCCCTGGGTTTCATTCTGATGATAGGCGGTGGCAGTGACGACCCTAACGTCTTTAACCCGGAGATCTATTCCTGGCGACGTATCCGTCTGGCACCTGCCCTGATACTGATCGGGTTTGGGATAGAGATCTACGCCATACTACTGAACCCAAAATCCAACTAA
- a CDS encoding undecaprenyl-diphosphate phosphatase, with translation MDSLDAIILGIVQGLTEFLPVSSSGHLELGKALLGDNSLPQESLLFTVVVHFATALSTIVIYRKDIVEIISGLLQFKNNEAFRFSLKIVISMIPAALVGVFLEEELESLFSGNIVFVGAMLIVTAALLAFADKAKNTGKPVTYKNALVIGIAQAVAVLPGISRSGATISTSVLLGNDKGKAARFSFLMVVPLIFGKIGKDILDGALSSETSQTLPLILGFGAAFLSGLVACNWMIRLVRNSKLTGFAIYCLVVGIGSIVIGLWI, from the coding sequence ATGGATAGTCTGGACGCCATCATCCTGGGTATTGTCCAGGGTCTGACGGAATTCTTACCCGTATCCTCCAGTGGCCATCTGGAACTGGGTAAGGCCCTGCTAGGGGATAATTCCCTGCCACAAGAAAGCCTGCTGTTCACAGTCGTGGTACACTTTGCAACGGCCCTGAGCACCATAGTGATCTACCGGAAGGACATCGTGGAAATTATTTCAGGTTTGTTGCAATTCAAAAACAATGAGGCCTTCCGGTTCTCACTGAAGATCGTGATCTCCATGATCCCTGCTGCCCTCGTGGGGGTGTTTCTGGAAGAGGAATTGGAGAGTCTTTTCTCCGGCAATATTGTCTTTGTCGGGGCTATGCTGATCGTTACTGCAGCCCTTCTGGCCTTTGCAGACAAGGCCAAGAACACCGGAAAGCCGGTGACCTATAAAAACGCCCTGGTGATCGGGATAGCACAAGCGGTTGCTGTATTACCTGGCATATCCCGTAGCGGAGCCACCATTTCCACCTCGGTCCTCTTGGGGAACGACAAGGGGAAAGCTGCTCGATTCTCATTCCTGATGGTAGTCCCTTTGATCTTTGGAAAGATCGGGAAGGATATCCTGGACGGAGCATTGAGCTCGGAGACCTCACAAACACTTCCTTTAATCCTTGGTTTTGGAGCTGCTTTCCTTTCCGGACTGGTTGCTTGTAACTGGATGATCCGCCTGGTGCGCAATAGCAAACTCACCGGATTTGCCATTTACTGCCTGGTGGTCGGGATTGGATCCATTGTCATCGGTTTATGGATATGA